Within the Spirochaetales bacterium genome, the region AAACATACGCGAAGGCCGTTTTACTATCCCTTATCCGGGAAAGGATTTGTGAAATGAAAGCGACGAGAAGATTATTTTGCCATTCAGGATGTGCGTCTTTACCCTGTAGAGAGGGAAAGCCGGTATACGACATGTTCTTATTATACATGAGTATCATAGTAATCCTTTCTATGATGGTGCCGTCTTTTAAGGTATTTGCCCAGGAAACCAATAGCGGTGTTGATCCTTTTTTTGCGGCGTACCAGAAAGAGTTTGTTTTTCTCGATAATGAAATTCGAATCCTCAACAAGAGAATTCGGGAAGTCGAGCGGGAAGGCGCGCAAAGGATCGCGGATGCGGAAGAACGGCTTCTGTCACTCGATGCGGAACTTCTCGATCTTACTTCCCGCATCGACAGACGAATCGAAGAAAGAAGGGTCGTTGAAGCGGCGATGGAAAAAGCCGATGATACCGCCGCGATGACAGCATCGATTATCAATCAGGGAAATCAACGGTTATCGAAAAACGGGATTACGCCCTATCAAAAGAATTCCGCTATCACGGAATCCGAACAAATGGAGGCTGAACTCGACCATGTATTTGAAAAATCCATCGAAATTCTGGGATTATACGGGAAAATCGGTACGGTGCCCGGTGTTTTCTTCATGAAGGACGGAAAAGAAGCGAACGGCGAGATTGTCAATATCGGCCGTATCGCATGCTACGGAATAAGCGGAGAAACGGGCGGTACACTCGCCCCGATAGGAGGGGGAAATCTCAGCCTCATCGACGAAAAAACCGCTCCACTTGCTAAAAAACTTGCCGAAGGCGCTGTTCCGTCCTCGCTTCCTGTTTTTCTTTATGAATCGCTCGAAAAACCGGCACAGTCGTTCGGGCAGCATAAAACGATACTCGACACGATAAAGGGAGGCGGTATTATCGGATTAACTATCATTGTTATCGGCTGCGCCGCTTTCTTTCTTATTATAGTCAGGACATTTCTTCTTTTTCAAACGGGAAGAAGTAATACGGCGATTCTC harbors:
- a CDS encoding MotA/TolQ/ExbB proton channel family protein, with amino-acid sequence MSIIVILSMMVPSFKVFAQETNSGVDPFFAAYQKEFVFLDNEIRILNKRIREVEREGAQRIADAEERLLSLDAELLDLTSRIDRRIEERRVVEAAMEKADDTAAMTASIINQGNQRLSKNGITPYQKNSAITESEQMEAELDHVFEKSIEILGLYGKIGTVPGVFFMKDGKEANGEIVNIGRIACYGISGETGGTLAPIGGGNLSLIDEKTAPLAKKLAEGAVPSSLPVFLYESLEKPAQSFGQHKTILDTIKGGGIIGLTIIVIGCAAFFLIIVRTFLLFQTGRSNTAILGKLMNDVENGSMIGALAYAEKLPGAIGRVLADTLGGIIEKCVNIEDIVSESILNEQKRLTAFRSAITVFAAVAPLLGLLGTVTGMISTFEVITQFGTGDPKLLSGGISEALITTEFGLMVAIPVLLFGNLLTSRADRITTILEVTALRVLNISAGPNDTGESRDGETYSDGEYKLSGIDEETDMVPQGV